Sequence from the Janthinobacterium lividum genome:
CGAAATGAAATAACCGGCTTCGAATGTCGAGGCGCCGATGCCGTAGAAGCGGCCGATGCCGCCCGCGAACGCATCCTTGAAGTAGGGCCGGAAACCGTAGTTGACGCCCACGTAGGAGCTGCGGTCTTGCCAGTTGCTCGACGCCAGGGTCGTGCCCTTGTCGTCGAGCACGTAGACGGCAAAGGCGCCCGCGCGGCGGTTCATGTCGACCAGGTAGGCGTTGATCTGCGTGACCTTGTCGGCGCTGGGCTGTTCCAGCAATTGCGCCACGGCATCGCTCTGGGCCACGGCCAGGGGCAGGAATTCGTACTTGTTGAGGGCGCCGCCGATGGACGCCGCATACAGTTCCGCGCGCGAATCGAGGGTGCGGTGCAATTCATCGAGCTGGCGCTGCTTGACCCAGGCATACGACACCCACGTCAGCACGACCAGCGAGCCCACGGCCAGCAGGGGGGCGAGCGCGGGTCTCAGGGGCCATTTGCCGAATGCCATGGTGCTCCGTGTGTCGGGTTGATGGGGCAGGCCAGACGGCACTGCCCCGGTGCTAACTAATCAGACATACTATCAGTCTGCAGTACTTGCCATCGTTTCCGCGTTGTGATGGCGCTGTTGCTCTTCCATCACCATCTCGCCCAGCATGCGTTTCAGACGGTTGAACTCGGGGTCGCTCGGGTCGCGCGGGCGGGGCAGGTCGATGGCCACGTCGCGCTTGATGGTGCCGGGACGGTAGGTCATGACGATGGTGCGGTCGGCCAGGTAGATCGATTCCTCGATCGAGTGCGTGACGAACACGATGGTGGTGCCGAAGACTTTCCAGATTTTCAGCAATTCATCTTGCAGGTTGCGCCGCGTCAAGGCATCCAGCGCGCCGAACGGTTCATCCATCAGCATGATCGGCGAATCGAGTGCCAGCACGCGGGCGATGGCCACGCGCTGGCGCATGCCGCCCGACAAGTCTTTCGGGTAGCGGGCACGGAATTCCGTCAAGCCCAGCATGCTCAGCAGCATGTCGACCCGTTCCTTGATCTCGGCCGGCGTCTTGCCGGCGATTTCCAGGCCGAAAGCGATATTGCTCTCGATGGTCATCCATGGGAACAGCGCGTATTCCTGGAACACCATGCCGCGGTCGGGACCGGGTTCGGTGATCAGCTTGCCGCCGGCCAGGATCTGGCCCGAGGTCGGCTGCGAAAAGCCGGCGATGGCGTTCAACAGTGTCGACTTGCCGCAGCCGGAGGGGCCCAGCAGGCAGATGAACTCGCCGCTGGCGATTTCCAGGTTGATATCCTTCAGGGCGATGACGTCCGCGCCGCCCGTGGTGAAGATTTTATTGACTGCATTGATATTGATCGTGGTCATGGCCGTTCCTCTCAGTGTTCCAGGCCGCGGTGCCACTGCAGCAAATGATTATTCAGGGCATTCATGGCGATATCGATGGCCAGGCCGAACAGGCCGATGGTAAACATGCCGGCGATAATTTTGTCGGACCAGAAGTACTCGCGCGCTTCCAGGATGCGGAAGCCGAGGCCGCTATTCACGGCGATCATCTCGGCCACGATCACGACGATGAAGGCCGTGCCCATGCCGATGCGCGCGCCGGCCAGGATATACGGCGTGGCCGCCGGCAGGATGACGCGGCGGAACATGGTCATCTGGCTGGCGCCCAGGTTGCGCGCGGCACGGATGTAGATGCCGTCGACCTGGCGTACGCCGGCGATGGTATTCATCAGCACGGGGAAGAAGGAACCGATGCTGATCAGGAAGAAGGCGGGCGGGTTGCCCAGGCCGAACCACAGGATCGCCAGCGGAATGTAGGCGATCGGCGGAATCGGGCGCAGCACCTGCACCAGCGGGTCGAACAGTTTATAGATGGTCTTGTTGGTGCCCATCAGCAGGCCCAGCGGCAAGGCCAGGCCGGCGCCGATGGCAAAGCCGCCCAGCACGCGCGACAGGCTGGCCCAGGCGTCGTGCGGCAGTTCGCCGGAGAACATCCACACCAGGTAATTGCCCGCTTCGGGCGTGTAGGCTTCCATGGGGATCAGGTATTCATACCATTTCACCACCACGGCGACGGGTGACGGCAGGATCTGCGGGTTGATCCAGCCAAACGTCGACATGGCTTGCCACAACAGCAGCACGGCCACGGGCACGGCGGCGCCGTGCGCGAAGCGTTTCATCATTTGAATATTCATCGTGATACTTTCAGATTGGCGAGGTCGTGGTTAGCGTGGTACATGGGACTTCTTGGCTTTTTCCAGCAGGTCCAGCTTGACCCAATCCTTGGCGACAGGCGCTTTGGCCATGCGGCCTACGCCGAATTTCACCATGTAGTCGGTGGTCAGCTGCACGTGGCTTTGCGTGATGTCTTCCGTGAAGATGGCATTGTCGATGGCATCGCGGTAATCCTCGGTGGTGATCTG
This genomic interval carries:
- a CDS encoding ABC transporter ATP-binding protein produces the protein MTTININAVNKIFTTGGADVIALKDINLEIASGEFICLLGPSGCGKSTLLNAIAGFSQPTSGQILAGGKLITEPGPDRGMVFQEYALFPWMTIESNIAFGLEIAGKTPAEIKERVDMLLSMLGLTEFRARYPKDLSGGMRQRVAIARVLALDSPIMLMDEPFGALDALTRRNLQDELLKIWKVFGTTIVFVTHSIEESIYLADRTIVMTYRPGTIKRDVAIDLPRPRDPSDPEFNRLKRMLGEMVMEEQQRHHNAETMASTAD
- a CDS encoding ABC transporter permease, producing MMKRFAHGAAVPVAVLLLWQAMSTFGWINPQILPSPVAVVVKWYEYLIPMEAYTPEAGNYLVWMFSGELPHDAWASLSRVLGGFAIGAGLALPLGLLMGTNKTIYKLFDPLVQVLRPIPPIAYIPLAILWFGLGNPPAFFLISIGSFFPVLMNTIAGVRQVDGIYIRAARNLGASQMTMFRRVILPAATPYILAGARIGMGTAFIVVIVAEMIAVNSGLGFRILEAREYFWSDKIIAGMFTIGLFGLAIDIAMNALNNHLLQWHRGLEH